In Vicinamibacterales bacterium, a genomic segment contains:
- a CDS encoding sigma-54 dependent transcriptional regulator, producing MPDTTPVRLLIADDQQDVIDALRLLLADEGYEVSAARSPAEALDRLEAADFDLAILDLNYTRDTTSGQEGFDLIQRIRALDPTLPVLVMTAWSSVAGAVEAMRRGARDYIEKPWDDERLLVAVRTQIELRRAVRRNQRLQEANARLQRGATPPFIGDVPAIAEIRHTIERIAPSDASVLITGEHGTGKEVVAAWVHAHSDRRGKPLVMMNAGGLAEGIAESELFGHVKGAFTDARVDRIGCFEMADEGTLFLDEIANMPMRLQAKLLRVLQTGEMARVGSSRVRYVNVRVISATNADLHAEIAAGRFREDLLYRLNTVVIHLPPLRERRPDIRALAAHFLGIYAARYRRPLAGFDSDAAALLDAHDWPGNVRELAHSIERAVLMADPAAATIAARHLSLRTRAGAETAAIDDLSLEEAERVFIEKVLARHSGDVRLAAEQLGMSRSALYRRLQQYGVRE from the coding sequence ATGCCCGACACTACCCCCGTAAGGCTCCTGATCGCCGACGATCAACAGGACGTGATCGACGCGCTGCGGCTGCTGCTGGCGGACGAAGGCTACGAGGTCAGCGCGGCGCGCTCGCCCGCCGAGGCGCTGGACCGCCTCGAGGCGGCCGACTTCGACCTCGCGATCCTCGATCTCAACTACACGCGCGATACGACCTCAGGACAGGAGGGGTTCGACCTGATCCAGCGCATCCGCGCGCTCGACCCGACGCTGCCGGTGCTGGTGATGACCGCATGGAGCAGCGTGGCGGGCGCCGTCGAGGCGATGCGCCGCGGCGCGCGCGACTACATCGAGAAGCCGTGGGACGACGAGCGGCTGCTGGTCGCGGTGCGGACGCAGATCGAGCTGCGGCGGGCGGTGCGGCGCAACCAGCGCCTGCAGGAAGCCAACGCGCGGCTCCAGCGCGGCGCCACGCCGCCGTTCATCGGCGACGTCCCGGCGATCGCCGAGATCCGCCACACCATCGAGCGGATCGCGCCGTCGGACGCCAGCGTCCTCATCACCGGCGAGCACGGCACCGGCAAGGAGGTCGTCGCCGCCTGGGTGCACGCCCACAGCGATCGCCGCGGCAAGCCGCTGGTGATGATGAATGCCGGCGGGCTGGCGGAAGGGATTGCCGAGAGCGAACTGTTCGGCCACGTCAAGGGGGCGTTCACCGACGCCCGCGTCGATCGCATCGGCTGCTTCGAGATGGCCGACGAGGGGACGCTGTTCCTGGACGAGATTGCCAACATGCCGATGCGGCTGCAGGCCAAGCTGCTGCGCGTGCTGCAGACCGGCGAGATGGCGCGCGTCGGATCGTCGCGCGTTCGCTACGTCAACGTGCGGGTGATTTCGGCGACCAACGCGGACCTGCATGCCGAGATCGCTGCCGGCCGCTTCCGCGAGGACCTGCTCTACCGCCTCAACACCGTCGTCATCCACCTGCCGCCGTTGCGCGAGCGGCGGCCGGACATCCGCGCGCTGGCGGCGCACTTCCTCGGCATCTACGCGGCCCGCTACCGCAGACCGCTGGCGGGATTCGACAGCGACGCGGCGGCCCTGCTCGACGCGCACGACTGGCCCGGCAACGTGCGCGAGCTGGCGCACAGCATCGAGCGCGCGGTGCTGATGGCGGATCCGGCGGCGGCGACGATTGCCGCGCGGCATCTGAGCCTGCGCACGCGCGCGGGAGCCGAGACGGCGGCGATCGACGATCTGTCGCTCGAGGAGGCCGAGCGTGTGTTCATCGAGAAGGTCCTGGCGCGGCACAGCGGCGACGTCCGGCTCGCGGCTGAACAGCTCGGGATGAGCCGCAGCGCTCTCTATCGCCGGCTGCAGCAGTATGGCGTCCGCGAATAG
- a CDS encoding ATP-binding protein — translation MFGLCLLGGLPAALALTWIIWGQNYSFEVRSTLAAVILLVWIGCATAAFQMVTRTLYLAANLLGALHEGDYSIRGTGAKPGSAADLVMKEINSLGNTLQRQRSEAVESTALLTSVMGAIDVAVFAFDMDENLVLANPAAERLLNRRGPEMLGHDAGGLRLHTYLAGETPRLVEGVFGAGTRLELRRSTFYRDGKPHQLLVFADLSRALREEQQLAWQRIVRVLSHEINNSLTPIKSIAHSIRRMISRIPDVPRAAEIQDGLNLIETRSGALGRFLRQYAQLAKLPKPQERPIRILPLARRIAELENRLPIEVRATSDVQVEADPDQLEQLLINIVRNAVDATLETGGKVWIDWTRVDGDLQVTVEDEGPGLPDTSNLFVPFFTTKPQGSGIGLALSRQIAEAHGGSLGLENRAGARGCRAVLRLPM, via the coding sequence GTGTTCGGGCTCTGCCTGCTCGGCGGCCTTCCCGCGGCGCTCGCGCTGACGTGGATCATCTGGGGACAGAACTACAGCTTCGAGGTGCGCTCGACGCTTGCCGCGGTGATCCTCCTCGTGTGGATCGGCTGCGCGACCGCGGCGTTCCAGATGGTGACGCGCACGTTGTATCTCGCCGCCAACCTGCTCGGCGCGCTCCACGAAGGGGACTACTCGATCCGCGGCACCGGCGCGAAGCCGGGCAGCGCCGCGGATCTGGTGATGAAGGAGATCAATTCGCTCGGCAACACGCTGCAGCGGCAGCGGTCCGAGGCGGTGGAATCCACGGCCCTGCTGACGAGCGTGATGGGGGCGATCGACGTCGCGGTGTTCGCCTTCGACATGGACGAGAATCTGGTCCTCGCCAACCCTGCGGCGGAACGGCTGCTGAACCGGCGCGGGCCCGAGATGCTTGGCCATGATGCGGGGGGGCTGCGGCTGCACACCTATCTCGCCGGCGAGACCCCACGGCTCGTCGAAGGAGTGTTCGGCGCCGGCACCCGGCTGGAGCTGCGGCGCTCGACGTTCTACCGCGACGGCAAGCCGCACCAGCTGCTGGTCTTCGCCGACCTGAGCCGGGCGCTGCGCGAGGAGCAGCAGCTCGCCTGGCAGCGGATCGTCCGCGTGCTGTCGCACGAGATCAACAACTCGCTCACGCCGATCAAGTCGATCGCGCACAGCATCAGGCGGATGATCTCGCGCATCCCCGACGTGCCGCGCGCCGCCGAGATCCAGGACGGGCTGAACCTGATCGAGACGCGTTCGGGCGCGCTCGGCCGGTTCCTCCGCCAGTACGCGCAGCTGGCGAAGCTGCCCAAGCCGCAGGAACGGCCGATCCGGATACTGCCGCTCGCGCGCCGGATCGCCGAGCTGGAGAACCGCCTGCCGATCGAGGTGCGCGCCACCAGCGACGTCCAGGTGGAGGCGGACCCCGATCAGCTCGAGCAGTTGCTGATCAACATCGTCCGCAACGCCGTGGATGCGACGCTCGAGACCGGCGGCAAGGTGTGGATCGACTGGACGCGGGTCGACGGCGACCTGCAGGTCACGGTCGAGGACGAAGGTCCCGGCCTGCCCGATACGTCGAATCTGTTCGTGCCGTTCTTCACGACCAAGCCGCAGGGCTCCGGCATCGGCCTGGCCTTGAGCCGGCAGATCGCCGAGGCGCACGGCGGGTCGCTGGGTCTGGAGAACCGCGCCGGCGCGCGCGGCTGCCGCGCGGTGCTGAGGCTGCCGATGTGA